A genomic segment from Spinacia oleracea cultivar Varoflay chromosome 3, BTI_SOV_V1, whole genome shotgun sequence encodes:
- the LOC110788487 gene encoding heavy metal-associated isoprenylated plant protein 26 isoform X1, with protein MKPQKLKQNFLSKFLNFSCSNPKNKTKVAGVVSPVIWSNPHEMSMSTKYCCMLMRLSIDCKGCYKKLRRTLLNMKEVETHVIERQYNRVSVCGRFRPSDVAIKIRRRMNRRVEILEIQEFDDGNPQQQQQQQQQQQPLDNQPHLENGHAHVA; from the exons ATGAAACCCCAAAAATTAAAACAGAATTTCTTGAGTAAATTCTTAAATTTCTCATGCTCCAAccctaaaaataaaacaaaagttGCAGGGGTGGTTTCTCCAGTCATTTGGTCCAACCCCCATGAAATGTCAATGTCAACAAAG TATTGTTGCATGTTAATGAGACTCTCAATTGACTGCAAAGGGTGTTACAAAAAATTAAGAAGAACTCTTCTCAATATGAAAG AGGTGGAAACACATGTGATAGAAAGGCAGTATAATAGAGTAAGCGTGTGCGGGAGATTCAGGCCATCTGATGTGGCCATTAAAATCAGAAGAAGGATGAATCGGAGGGTGGAGATTTTGGAAATACAAGAGTTTGATGATGGAAatccccaacaacaacaacaacaacaacaacaacaacagcccCTTGATAATCAGCCACATTTGGAAAATGGTCATGCTCATGTTGCTTGA